The nucleotide sequence GTGTGCACGACCACGCCGAGCGCGCCGATCTCCCGCCCGCGCCGCAGGGAGTGCCGCAGCGACTCCACCGACCGCTCCACCGTCGCCTCGGTGTGCGAGCCGAAGTTGATGAGATAGGGCGCGTGCACATAGGCCGGGACCGACTCCGCCGCGCACGCCGCCCGGAACGCCTCGTCCTGGGCCGGGTTCCCGGCCGGCGTGGCCCAGCCGCGCGGGTTGGCCACGAAGACCTGCACGGTCTCCGCCTTCAGCTCACGGGCGTACGGCAGTCCCGTCGTGTGCAGTCCGCCGGCCACCGGCACATGCGCGCCGACGGGGTTGCGGAGGGAACCGGGGACGGTCGGGGGCGCGGCGGAGGACGGCTGGAGTGTCACCCGTTCAGGGTGTCACGCCGCCCGCCGCCCCCTGACCGGGAGCGGCGGTGAGACCGGTCACCGGATGGTGATCGTGATCTCGGCCCCCTTGGGCGCCGAGTCGCCGCCCTTGACCGACTGCTTCTTCACCTTGTCGCCGAACAGCCCCAGCAGCCCGCGGTCCTCGTGGACCGTGAACCCGGCCGCCTCCAGCTTCTGGTGCGCCTCGTCCACGCTCGACCCGGTCACGTCCGGGACCTTCACCATCTCCGGGCCCTTGGACAGCGTCAGCGTGACCGTGTCGCCCTCGGCGCCCCGGCCGCCCGCGTCCGGCGACTGGAAGGCGACCTGGCCCTTGTCGTAGTCGGAGTTCACGCGCTCGCCGGAGATCTTCACCTTGAGACCGGCCTCGGTCAGGTCCTGGCGCGCGGTCTCCACGTCCTCGCCGCTGACGTCGGGGATGTCGACGGGGGCGCCCTTGCTGACGACCAGCGCGACCGCCGAACCGGCGTGCAGATCGCTGCCCGCCTCCGGCGTCGTACCGATCACCGAGCCCCGGCCGACCTCGTCGCTGAACTCGCGCGTGACCATGCCCGGCTCCAGACCCGCCGACTTCAGCCGCGCCCGCGCCCGCTCCAGCGGCTCGCCCGCCACCCTGGGCACCGCGACCGTGCGCGGGCCGAGGGAGATCGTCAGCCCCACCGAGGCGTTGCCCCGCACGCGGGAGCCGGCCGACGGGTCGGAGCTGATGACCGTGCCCCGGTCCACGGTGTCGCTGTAGGCGCGCTTCACCTTGCCCACGTCGAGACCGGCCGACTTCAGCCGCTGCTCGGCCTGGTCCTGGGTGCGCGACAGCACCGGGGGCACCTTGGTGAACTGGCCCGAGTTGATGTACCAGACCCCGCCGCCGACGCCGAGGAACACCAGCACCGCCAGCAGCAGCGTCAGCGGTCCGCGCCGGGGCCGGACCCCACCGCGCCGGGACGGCGGCGCAGGGGACTCCAGCCGGGTGGTGTGCAGCACGCTCGTGACGTCGCGGCCGTCCTCCCCGTCGCCGTCGACCGGCAGCGGCCGGACCATCGTCAGCGCGCGCGGGAGCACGCTCGTACGGTCGTCGCCGTTGTCGTGGGCGGTCGACAGCGCCTGCGGCGGCTCCGCGTCCAACTGCTCCTCGGTGAGCGAGCCCCGGACCCGCAGCACCTCGCCGAGCAGCGCGGCCGCGTCCGCGGGTCGCAGTGCCGGGGTGCGGGCGGTCGCGGCGGCGACCAGCTCGTCCAGCTCGTAGGCCAGCCCCGGCACCAGAGCCGAGGGCGGGGGCACGTCGTCGTGCAGGTGCTTGTAGATGACCTGGGCGGGGGAGTCGCCGGAGTGCGGCTTGGCGCCGGTCAGGATCTCGTAGAGCACGACACCGCAGGCGTAGACGTCCACGCGCGGGTCGGCGGTGCCCTGCTCGATCTGCTCCGGGGCCAGATAGGACACCGTGCCGAGGACCGAGCCCGTGGTGCTGGTGACCGTGTCCACCGAGCGCACCAGACCGAAGTCGGCGACCTTCACCCGGCCGTCGTCCCCGATCAGCACGTTCTCCGGCTTCATGTCCCGGTGCACGAACCCCGCCCGGTGGGCCGCGCCCAGCGCGGCGAGCACCGGCTCCAGGATGTCCAGGGCGGCCCTCGGACGCAGCGCGCCCCGCTCGCGCAGCACGTCCCGCAGGGTGCACCCGGCGACGTACTCCATCGCCAGATAGACGTACCCCCCGTCGGTGCCCTGGTCGAAGACCTGCACCACGTTGGGGTGGGAGAGCCGGGCGACCGACTTGGCCTCGCGGATGAACCGGTCCACGAAACCGCCGTCGGCGGCCAGGGCCGGATGCATCACCTTGAGCGCCAGGACCCGGTCCAGCCGGATGTCCAGAGCCCGGTAGACGGTCGCCATCCCGCCGACGGCGATCCGCGCCTCGACGCGATAGCGGCCGTCGAGCACCTGGCCGAGGAGGGGGTCCGAAAGGGTCGTATCCACGCGGGCGAGTCTACGAGGGGTGAGCGGGGGCGGCGCCCGCTGCGCCGTCCGGGTGAGCGGCTGCAGCAGAGCTGTGACCGTCCCGAGAGGTGAACGCGGGGCGCTCGGGATCGAGGTCCGCGCGCCCCTCGGCGGGTGAGGACGCCCGCGCGAAATGGCGGCGCGGGATGCGTCCGGCCAGCCGCGCCAGGTGCCCGGCGCGCACGGCGTGCCGCATGGCCGTGGCCATCGTCTCGGGGTCCTGCGCACGTGTGACGGCCGAGGCGAGCATCACACCGGCGCACCCCAGCTCCATCGCCAGCGCCACGTCGGACGCCGTCCCGGCACCGGCGTCCAGGATGACCGGGACGTACGACTGCTCCATGATCAGCTCGAAGTTGTGCGGGTTGCGGATGCCGAGTCCCGAGCCGATCGGGGAGCCCAGCGGCATCACGGCCGCGCACCCCACGTCCTGGAGCCTGCGGGCGAGCACCGGGTCGTCGTTGGTGTACGGCAGCACGGTGAAGCCGTCGTCGACCAGCGTCTCGGCCGCGTCCAGCGTCTCCACCGGGTCCGGCAGCAGCGTCCGCTCGTCGGCCACGACCTCCAGCTTCACCAGGTCGGTGCCGAGCGCCTCGCGGGCCAGCCGGGCGGTCAGCACCGCCTCCCCGGCGGTGAAGCAGCCCGCGGTGTTGGGCAGGACGCGGATGCCGAGCTTCTCCAGCACCGACAGCACCGAGCCGTGCGCACCGGGGTCCACCCGGCGCATCGCCACCGTGGTCAGCTCCGTGCCGGACGCGATCAGCGAGCGCTCCAGCACGTCCAGGCTGGGCGCCCCGCCGGTACCCATGATCAGCCGGGACTCAAGGGTCAGGTCGCCGAGGACCAGGGGATCGACGCTCATGGTCAGCCTCCCTGCACGGCGGTGAGGACCTCGACCCGGTCGCCCTCGGCGAGGCCGGTCTCGGCCCACCGGGTGCGCGGGACCACGGTCTCGTTGACGGCGGCGGCCACCCCGGAGGGTGCCGGGGTCAGGACGCGTACGACGGCGTCCAGGGCGGTGCCCGGCGCCACCTCGCGGCGCTCGCCGTTGACGGAGATGTTCATGCGGAGTGCTCCAGGTTCGGGGTGGGGGCGGCAGCGAAGCGGCGTGGCGAGAACGGGCGTGCCACCTCGGGCACCCCCGCACCGCACAGCACGTCCGCCATGACGTCCCCGGTGACGGGCGTGAGCAGCACGCCGTTGCGGTGGTGCCCGGTGGCCATCAGCAGGCCGTCGAGGCCGGAGGGGCCGAGCAGCGGGGCGTTGTCGGGGGAGCCGGGGCGCAGTCCGGCCAGGGTCTCGGTGAGCGGCAGCTCGGTGATGCCCGGCACCAGCTCATGGGCGTCGCGCAGCAGCTCGTACACCCCGCCCGCCGTCACCGTGGTGTCGAAGCCCAGCTCCTCGCTGGTCGCGCCGATCACCAGCTCGCCGTTCTCGCGCGGCACCAGGTACACCGGCCCGCCGCGCACCACGGCCCGCACGGTACGGCTGAGGAACGGCCGGTACCGGGGCGGCACCGTCAGCCGCAGCACCTGCCCCTTCACCGGGCGCACCGGCGGTACGAGCGCCTCGGGCACGCCCTCCAGCCGTCCGCTGAGGCTGCCGCCCGCCAGCACCACCTGCCCGGCGGCGAGCGTGGTGCCGTCCGCCGTCGTGATCCCGGTGGCCCGGTCGCCGGCCGTGTCGAGCCGGGCGGCCCAGGACCGGTGGAAGGCCACCCCGGCCCTTTCGCAGGCGTCGAGCAGCGCGGCCGCCAGCCGCCGGGGGTCGATCTGGTGGTCGCCGTCGGCCCGCAGCCCGCCGCGCACACCGGGCGCCAGCATCGGCTCCAGCCGTCGGCACTCCCGCCCGGACAGCCACTCGGAGTCCAGCCCGCAGCGGAGCTGGAGTCCGTGCACCTCGCGCAACTGGGCACGGTCGTCGGTGTCGAAGGCGACGGCGAGGGTGCCCGAGCGGCGGTAGCCCAGGTCGTGGCCGGTGGCCTCGGCCAGCTCGGCGGCGAACTCCGGATAGCGGCGCGCGGAGGCCAGGTTGAGGGCGAGCAGCCCCTCCTCGCCGTGGTGCAGCTCGGTGACCGCGGCCAGCATCCCGGCCGCGACCCGCGCGGCCCCGCCACCGGGTTCGGGGTCCACGACGGCGGCGGTCAGCCCCCGCCCGGCCGCGCGCCAGGCGGTGACCAGGCCGATGATCCCGCCTCCCACGACGAGGACGTCCGGGGCACCGGACGGTTCGGACGTACGTGACGGCATGGGCGTCTCGCCCCTCCCTTCGCCGGCATGACCCGGATCAGGTTCGTACGGTCGGAGGCCGCAAGCCTCCCTCTCAGCCCGGTACGTCCGGGCTCCCGCGAGTGCAGTTACGGTGGCCAGCCTAGCCGCCCGCCCAGCTCACCCACAGGGAGCCCGCCCATGCCCCGCTCGCTCGACGGAATCACCCTGGCCCCCGTGGCGGACCAGGCGCCGGGCCAGGTGGGCACCGGCACCCGGTTCGCCTACCACGAGCGGGACGGGCAGGTCTGGGCCGAGTACGCGGGCGGCGACATCGTCCGCGGCCACCTGGTCGGCACCCGCTCCGGGGACCGGCTGGACTTCCGGTACGTGCAGCTCCGGCACGACGGCACCACCGCCTGTGGGCACTGCGTGTCCACGGTCGTGGGGCTGCCGGACGGGCGGCTGCGGCTGGAGGAGGAGTGGGAGTGGGAGTCCGGGCCGGGCGCCGGGACCAGCGTGGTCGAAGAGGTCGCCGGCCTCACGAACCGACCGGCGGGCACTGACTGACGGGCCGTCACGGGACTTAAGGTGATCGAGTGAGCGAGCAGACGCCCCCGGAGGGCACGGCACAGGAACGGCGCGTGGTCGTCGTCGGCGCGGGCATGGCCGGGGTGCAGACCGCGGTCGCCTTGCGCGAACAGGGCTTCACCGGGCCCGTCACCCTGATCGGCGCGGAGCCGCACCAGCCCTACGACCGGCCACCGCTGTCCAAGGCGGTCCTCCTCGGCACCGCCGAGGGCTCCGCCTTCGACGTGGACTTCGACTCGCTCGACATCGACCTCCGGCTCGGCTGCGAGGCGCTCGGCGTGCGTCCCGCCGACCACGAACTGGACACCGCCGCGGGACCCGTCCCGTACGACGTGCTGGTCCTGGCCACCGGTGCCGAACCGGTGCGGCTGCCCGGCACCGACGAGACGCCCGGTGTGCACCTGCTGCGCACCCTGGACGACGCCGAGCGGCTGCGCCCGGTGCTCGCCCGGCAGCACGACGTCGTGGTCGTCGGCGCGGGCTGGATCGGCGCCGAGTTCGCCACCGCCGCCCGCGAGGCGGGCTGCGCGGTGACCGTCGTCGAGGCCGCCGACCGCCCGCTGGCCGGCGCCCTGCCCGCCGAGGTCGCCGCCCCCATGACCGCCTGGTACGCCGACGCCGGAGTCTCCCTGCGCACCGGCGTGCGCGTGGCGGCCGTCGAGCCCGG is from Streptomyces seoulensis and encodes:
- the pknB gene encoding Stk1 family PASTA domain-containing Ser/Thr kinase: MDTTLSDPLLGQVLDGRYRVEARIAVGGMATVYRALDIRLDRVLALKVMHPALAADGGFVDRFIREAKSVARLSHPNVVQVFDQGTDGGYVYLAMEYVAGCTLRDVLRERGALRPRAALDILEPVLAALGAAHRAGFVHRDMKPENVLIGDDGRVKVADFGLVRSVDTVTSTTGSVLGTVSYLAPEQIEQGTADPRVDVYACGVVLYEILTGAKPHSGDSPAQVIYKHLHDDVPPPSALVPGLAYELDELVAAATARTPALRPADAAALLGEVLRVRGSLTEEQLDAEPPQALSTAHDNGDDRTSVLPRALTMVRPLPVDGDGEDGRDVTSVLHTTRLESPAPPSRRGGVRPRRGPLTLLLAVLVFLGVGGGVWYINSGQFTKVPPVLSRTQDQAEQRLKSAGLDVGKVKRAYSDTVDRGTVISSDPSAGSRVRGNASVGLTISLGPRTVAVPRVAGEPLERARARLKSAGLEPGMVTREFSDEVGRGSVIGTTPEAGSDLHAGSAVALVVSKGAPVDIPDVSGEDVETARQDLTEAGLKVKISGERVNSDYDKGQVAFQSPDAGGRGAEGDTVTLTLSKGPEMVKVPDVTGSSVDEAHQKLEAAGFTVHEDRGLLGLFGDKVKKQSVKGGDSAPKGAEITITIR
- the thiS gene encoding sulfur carrier protein ThiS; its protein translation is MNISVNGERREVAPGTALDAVVRVLTPAPSGVAAAVNETVVPRTRWAETGLAEGDRVEVLTAVQGG
- the thiO gene encoding glycine oxidase ThiO, with translation MPSRTSEPSGAPDVLVVGGGIIGLVTAWRAAGRGLTAAVVDPEPGGGAARVAAGMLAAVTELHHGEEGLLALNLASARRYPEFAAELAEATGHDLGYRRSGTLAVAFDTDDRAQLREVHGLQLRCGLDSEWLSGRECRRLEPMLAPGVRGGLRADGDHQIDPRRLAAALLDACERAGVAFHRSWAARLDTAGDRATGITTADGTTLAAGQVVLAGGSLSGRLEGVPEALVPPVRPVKGQVLRLTVPPRYRPFLSRTVRAVVRGGPVYLVPRENGELVIGATSEELGFDTTVTAGGVYELLRDAHELVPGITELPLTETLAGLRPGSPDNAPLLGPSGLDGLLMATGHHRNGVLLTPVTGDVMADVLCGAGVPEVARPFSPRRFAAAPTPNLEHSA
- a CDS encoding NAD(P)/FAD-dependent oxidoreductase, which translates into the protein MSEQTPPEGTAQERRVVVVGAGMAGVQTAVALREQGFTGPVTLIGAEPHQPYDRPPLSKAVLLGTAEGSAFDVDFDSLDIDLRLGCEALGVRPADHELDTAAGPVPYDVLVLATGAEPVRLPGTDETPGVHLLRTLDDAERLRPVLARQHDVVVVGAGWIGAEFATAAREAGCAVTVVEAADRPLAGALPAEVAAPMTAWYADAGVSLRTGVRVAAVEPGAVVLDDGSRLPSGAVVVGIGAHPATGWLAGSGIALGAHGDVLADDRLRTSAKDVYAVGDCTSFPSARYAERLLVHHWDNALQGPRTVAADILGEGAAPYDPVPYFWSEQFGRFVQYAGHHVAADRTVWRGDPADPAWTVCWLREDRLVALLAVGRPRDLAQGKRLIEAGRRMDADALTDPALPLKQAVAE